A genomic segment from Vanacampus margaritifer isolate UIUO_Vmar chromosome 3, RoL_Vmar_1.0, whole genome shotgun sequence encodes:
- the f2r gene encoding proteinase-activated receptor 1 isoform X2 produces MDLSVLDGLGDDTGSGSQSELVRRHRISHRPPHRHYLVSEEAKRFLRSSLATVFVPTVYTFVFIISVPLNLVAAVIFVHPVRPRKPAVIYMLNLACADLLFGLLLPFKIAYHYHGNNWTYGPFMCRVVTAAFYCNMYCSVLLMACIGIDRFLAVVYPMNSLTWRSRQTAWAVCAAMWLLALAGVAPLLASGQTAYLPHLDITTCHDVQDYEKLKSYYRYFFPIYCSVFFFIPFVFTVICYVRIIQALAGSNVENRSKKTRAVVMAALVLVVFVVCFTPANVILMVHYVEASDNSYRAYLLAMCAGSLSCCLDPLLYYFGSSQCRKRVTAVFGCRRPHQTPSSSRTQSTRTSGRRDSSKLCKLEVVQSVSGGQYSKLDT; encoded by the coding sequence ATGGACCTGTCTGTGCTTGACGGCCTTGGCGACGACACCGGTTCTGGTTCCCAGTCCGAACTTGTGAGAAGACATCGCATCTCACATCGTCCTCCTCACAGGCACTACCTTGTCTCGGAGGAGGCCAAGAGGTTCCTGCGTAGTTCCCTGGCCACTGTCTTCGTCCCAACGGTCTACACCTTCGTCTTCATCATCAGCGTGCCCCTCAACCTCGTCGCCGCGGTGATATTTGTGCACCCCGTCCGTCCCAGAAAGCCCGCCGTCATCTACATGTTGAACCTGGCATGCGCTGACCTGCTCTTCGGCCTGCTCCTCCCTTTCAAGATAGCCTACCATTACCATGGCAACAACTGGACCTACGGCCCATTCATGTGCCGGGTGGTGACCGCGGCCTTCTACTGCAACATGTACTGCTCGGTCCTGCTCATGGCGTGCATCGGCATTGACCGCTTCCTGGCCGTGGTCTACCCTATGAACTCGCTGACGTGGCGCAGCCGTCAGACGGCGTGGGCCGTGTGCGCCGCCATGTGGCTGCTCGCCCTGGCGGGAGTGGCGCCCCTCTTAGCCTCGGGTCAGACCGCGTACTTGCCCCACCTGGACATCACAACCTGCCACGACGTGCAAGATTACGAGAAACTGAAATCCTATTATCGTTACTTCTTCCCCATATACTGCTCCGTTTTCTTCTTCATCCCGTTCGTCTTCACGGTGATTTGCTACGTACGCATCATCCAGGCTTTGGCGGGCTCCAACGTGGAGAACCGTTCCAAAAAGACGCGGGCGGTGGTGATGGCTGCGCTTGTGCTGGTTGTGTTTGTGGTCTGCTTCACCCCCGCTAATGTCATCTTGATGGTCCACTACGTCGAGGCCAGCGACAACTCCTACCGGGCCTACCTGCTTGCCATGTGCGCAGGGAGCCTCAGCTGCTGCCTGGACCCGCTCCTCTATTACTTTGGCTCATCTCAGTGCAGGAAACGGGTGACGGCGGTGTTCGGATGTCGGCGTCCGCATCAGACGCCGAGCAGCTCGCGCACGCAGAGCACCAGAACCAGCGGACGGAGGGACAGCAGCAAGTTGTGCAAATTGGAGGTTGTTCAAAGTGTGTCGGGGGGTCAGTACTCCAAGTTGGACACTTAA
- the f2r gene encoding proteinase-activated receptor 1 isoform X1: MLQGNPATGHPLVWLLVFSLHSSALGIRNGSGFFPRTFSGHAVDYMDLSVLDGLGDDTGSGSQSELVRRHRISHRPPHRHYLVSEEAKRFLRSSLATVFVPTVYTFVFIISVPLNLVAAVIFVHPVRPRKPAVIYMLNLACADLLFGLLLPFKIAYHYHGNNWTYGPFMCRVVTAAFYCNMYCSVLLMACIGIDRFLAVVYPMNSLTWRSRQTAWAVCAAMWLLALAGVAPLLASGQTAYLPHLDITTCHDVQDYEKLKSYYRYFFPIYCSVFFFIPFVFTVICYVRIIQALAGSNVENRSKKTRAVVMAALVLVVFVVCFTPANVILMVHYVEASDNSYRAYLLAMCAGSLSCCLDPLLYYFGSSQCRKRVTAVFGCRRPHQTPSSSRTQSTRTSGRRDSSKLCKLEVVQSVSGGQYSKLDT, translated from the exons ATGCTTCAAGGCAATCCAGCCACTGGTCACCCATTAGTCTGGCTGTTGGTGTTTTCACTTCACAGTTCAGCACTCGGCATCCGCAATG GCTCAGGATTTTTCCCGCGGACCTTCTCTGGCCACGCTGTGGACTACATGGACCTGTCTGTGCTTGACGGCCTTGGCGACGACACCGGTTCTGGTTCCCAGTCCGAACTTGTGAGAAGACATCGCATCTCACATCGTCCTCCTCACAGGCACTACCTTGTCTCGGAGGAGGCCAAGAGGTTCCTGCGTAGTTCCCTGGCCACTGTCTTCGTCCCAACGGTCTACACCTTCGTCTTCATCATCAGCGTGCCCCTCAACCTCGTCGCCGCGGTGATATTTGTGCACCCCGTCCGTCCCAGAAAGCCCGCCGTCATCTACATGTTGAACCTGGCATGCGCTGACCTGCTCTTCGGCCTGCTCCTCCCTTTCAAGATAGCCTACCATTACCATGGCAACAACTGGACCTACGGCCCATTCATGTGCCGGGTGGTGACCGCGGCCTTCTACTGCAACATGTACTGCTCGGTCCTGCTCATGGCGTGCATCGGCATTGACCGCTTCCTGGCCGTGGTCTACCCTATGAACTCGCTGACGTGGCGCAGCCGTCAGACGGCGTGGGCCGTGTGCGCCGCCATGTGGCTGCTCGCCCTGGCGGGAGTGGCGCCCCTCTTAGCCTCGGGTCAGACCGCGTACTTGCCCCACCTGGACATCACAACCTGCCACGACGTGCAAGATTACGAGAAACTGAAATCCTATTATCGTTACTTCTTCCCCATATACTGCTCCGTTTTCTTCTTCATCCCGTTCGTCTTCACGGTGATTTGCTACGTACGCATCATCCAGGCTTTGGCGGGCTCCAACGTGGAGAACCGTTCCAAAAAGACGCGGGCGGTGGTGATGGCTGCGCTTGTGCTGGTTGTGTTTGTGGTCTGCTTCACCCCCGCTAATGTCATCTTGATGGTCCACTACGTCGAGGCCAGCGACAACTCCTACCGGGCCTACCTGCTTGCCATGTGCGCAGGGAGCCTCAGCTGCTGCCTGGACCCGCTCCTCTATTACTTTGGCTCATCTCAGTGCAGGAAACGGGTGACGGCGGTGTTCGGATGTCGGCGTCCGCATCAGACGCCGAGCAGCTCGCGCACGCAGAGCACCAGAACCAGCGGACGGAGGGACAGCAGCAAGTTGTGCAAATTGGAGGTTGTTCAAAGTGTGTCGGGGGGTCAGTACTCCAAGTTGGACACTTAA
- the iqgap2 gene encoding ras GTPase-activating-like protein IQGAP2, with amino-acid sequence MNHEETSALHKPRYGTIQDDERLSAEEMDQRRRQNIAYEYLCHLEEAKRWMEACLDEELPTTTELEEGLRNGVYLGKLANFFAPKMVTIKRIYDRDQTRYKSKGLHFRHTDNTVQWLRAMESVGLPKIFYPETTDVYDRKNMPKVVYCIHALSLYLYKLGIAPQIQDLLGKVAFTEEEISNMRSELDKYGIQMPAFSKIGGILANELSVDEAALHAAVFAINEAVDRGQASVTMTALTNPNAMLRNTQEVLVQDYQDMLSQAKTRKQHQSSGNYSKVCSEERDVYDELLTQQEIQSCLDFVNTQAAIRQVNHAVCSQDEASLLAALRLRPLALFGVQDMNHGWYLEHFTTYCLHKSKDEDKAVLVDKDEIQRVVSSCNDFAEAERRKLDAISAINTAIRLGNAAETVEELTNPEAQLPIVYTTAATLYQNELFSLQLQGGRSGLGHEELNVAVEMLSAVAVLNEVLDTKDPQAVIEQLTDSPLGFTNMDQENLNRYADALTEQRAESLANGQEFLSWNDVQKCIDTVNVQVLEEHERIIAIAEINEALNSGDHQQTLAALLLPTAKLTGVNPVTAKHYHDILYYTKQCLCQTSGDESAVLWLDQIQDAIYAANQDAEVALTMAEAVADINIGVAEGDSQNTLQALQSPNAGLRVVVAECADMYQAELAQTQRKMAPEGDSDSVWVKHCINDRYDYFYNVETGHGAWEEPENFEHSSGHLNKEQIQNAVSCVTAEYNREQLWLANESLVMQLQARIRGFLVRQRRAQRMAYLRQQEPHIIRLQACWRGYKQRKIFMDRLKLLEKNVTSVVKIQSLVKMWKAKREYNERLQYFKAHEKHIVTIQAFLKANKARDDYRTLTGAKDPPLSVVRKFVHLLEQSPLDLQEEQEVTRLKEEVVTKIRSNQQMEQDLNLMDIKIGLLVKNRITLQDVVTHNKTMKNMKSQSHDDLATADKLGIKGLSKGKRKKLEAYQHLFYLLQTNPSYLAKLIFQMPQNKSTKFMDTVIFTLYNYASNQREEYLLLKLFKTALDEEIRSKVDQIQDIVTGNPTVIKMVVSFNRGARGHNTLRQLLSPVIKDIIDDKNLGINTNPVDVYKAWVNQLETATGEVSKLPYEVTPEQAMAHEEVRNRLEASSLALRSATDKVLNSIVSSLDNIPYGMRYVAKVLKNCLHEKFPDASEDELLKVVGNLLYYRYMNPAIVAPDGFDIIDLSAGGQLHVDQRRNLGSVAKMLQHAAANKLFEGENAHMTPMNNFISQTYEKFRVFFQSACDVPEPEEKFNIDEYSDMVTLSKPIIYISIEEIINTHSLLLEHLEAISPDLNDLLHELLQDLGDVPDVETLLGEGAVHSSDTTKDAALNQLAKTEISLTLTSKFELLEGDDKDLKTLMTKTKKLIVDVIRIQPGEALPEILQTPATAPQESEHTKIAVRRAVQDAQTPDGLKSSPAVLEDSRLPLEQKKRKILRNLRNLEQANLVAAANKYQDIINDVAKDIRYQRRYRQRRKAELVKLQQTLLALNSKTAFYQEQMNYYDTYIKTCLDNLNRKHSRRSIKVTSKGDEKASKKGKPQSLKYTAARLHEKGVILEIEGLLTNQFKNVMFDISPSEEVGDFEVKAKFMGVEMEKVQLHFQDLLQLQYEGVAVMKMFDKAKVNVNLLIFLLNKKFYGK; translated from the exons CTGGATGGAAGCCTGCCTTGATGAAGAACTGCCCACTACAACAGAACTGGAGGAGGGACTGAGGAATGGCGTCTACCTTGGCAAACTTGCCAATTTCTTTGCCCCTAAAATGGTGACAATAAAAAGAATCTATGACAGAGATCAGACTCGGTACAAG aGCAAAGGACTGCACTTCAGGCACACTGACAACACGGTTCAGTGGCTTAGGGCCATGGAGTCCGTGGGCCTACCGAAG ATATTCTACCCAGAAACAACAGATGTGTATGATCGTAAAAATATGCCCAAGGTGGTGTACTGCATACATGCATTAAG TTTGTACTTGTATAAACTGGGCATTGCACCACAGATCCAGGACCTATTAGGGAAGGTGGCTTTTACAG AGGAAGAGATCAGTAATATGAGGAGTGAATTGGACAAATATGGTATTCAAATGCCAGCTTTTAGTAAGATCGGAGGAATCCTTGCCAATGAGCTCTCAGTGGATGAAGCAGCAT TGCATGCGGCTGTGTTTGCCATCAATGAGGCAGTAGACAGGGGTCAGGCATCTGTGACGATGACAGCCCTGACAAATCCAAACGCCATGCTGAGGAACACCCAGGAAGTTCTGGTGCAAGACTATCAGGACATGTTGAGCCAGGCCAAGACCCGTAAACAACATCAGTCCTCGGGCAAT taCTCCAAAGTTTGTAGCGAGGAAAGAGATGTTTATGATGAGCTGCTGACACAGCAGGAGATCCAGAGCTGCTTAGACTTTGTCAACA CCCAAGCAGCAATAAGGCAGGTAAATCATGCGGTGTGTAGCCAGGATGAAGCTTCCCTTTTGGCTGCACTGAGGCTTCGCCCGCTGGCCCTGTTTGGTGTGCAGGACATGAACCATGGCTGGTACCTGGAGCATTTTACCACATATTGTCTGCACAAATCCAAG GATGAAGACAAGGCAGTTCTGGTGGATAAGGATGAGATTCAGAGAGTTGTTAGCTCTTGCAATGACTTTGCAGAGGCTGAAAGACGAA AACTTGACGCCATTTCAGCAATCAATACTGCCATTCGTCTTGGCAACGCAGCGGAGACCGTCGAGGAGCTCACGAACCCTGAAGCTCAACTGCCAATAGTCTACACAACAGCTGCCACTCTCTATCAGAATGAACTTTTTAGTTTGCAACTGCAAGGAGGGAGG TCTGGCCTTGGCCATGAGGAGTTAAATGTGGCTGTGGAAATGCTGTCGGCTGTAGCTGTGCTCAATGAGGTTCTGGACACCAAAGATCCACAGGCTGTGATCGAGCAACTAACAGACTCACCTCTGGGTTTCACAAACATGGACCAAGAGAACCTAAACCG ATATGCTGACGCCCTAACTGAGCAGCGGGCGGAGTCTCTTGCAAACGGCCAAGAGTTCCTCTCTTGGAATGATGTTCAAAAGTGCATTGACACAGTCAACGTTCAGGTCCTTGAAGAGCATGAAC GAATCATAGCAATAGCAGAGATCAATGAGGCATTGAACTCTGGTGATCATCAGCAGACACTTGCAGCCTTGCTCCTCCCCACTGCCAAACTGACGGGGGTGAACCCAGTCACAGCCAAACACTACCATGATATCCTATACTATACCAAGCAGTGCCTCTGCCAG ACCTCGGGAGATGAATCTGCTGTACTGTGGCTGGACCAAATACAAGATGCAATATATGCAGCCAATCAGGATGCAGAGGTGGCTCTCACGA TGGCTGAAGCTGTAGCTGATATAAACATCGGGGTGGCAGAGGGTGACTCCCAGAATACACTACAGGCTTTGCAGTCACCAAATGCAGGGCTGAGAGTCGTAGTTGCTGAATGTGCTGACATGTACCAGGCTGAACTGGCACAAACGCAAAGAAAGATGGCACCTGAAG GTGACAGCGATAGTGTGTGGGTGAAACACTGCATAAATGACAGATATGACTACTTCTATAACGTGGAGACTGGACACGGTGCCTGGGAGGAGCCAGAAAACTTTGAACATAGCAGTGGCCACCTCAATAAAGAGCAAATTCAG AATGCAGTCAGTTGCGTGACTGCAGAATATAATCGGGAACAATTGTGGTTGGCCAATGAGTCCTTGGTGATGCAGCTGCAGGCGAGGATTCGAGGTTTTCTGGTGAGACAAAGGCGCGCTCAGAGGATGGCGTACCTGCGTCAACAAGAACCCCATATCATCAGATTGCAG gcATGCTGGAGAGGTTACAAACAGAGAAAAATCTTCATGGACAGATTGAAACTGCTTGAGAAAAATGTTACCTCTGTTGTCAAG ATTCAGTCCCTGGTTAAAATGTGGAAAGCCAAACGTGAATATAACGAACGTTTGCAATACTTCAAAGCTCAT GAGAAGCATATTGTGACCATCCAGGCTTTTCTAAAGGCCAATAAAGCAAGAGATGACTACAGAACTCTAA CTGGGGCCAAGGACCCTCCCCTATCAGTCGTGCGCAAGTTTGTCCACTTGCTGGAGCAGAGCCCTTTGGATCTGCAGgaggaacaggaagtgacacggCTCAAGGAAGAAGTGGTCACCAAAATCCGCTCAAATCAGCAGATGGAGCAAGATTTGAACCTGATGGACATCAAGATTGGGTTGCTGGTGAAGAACAGGATCACGCTGCAG GATGTTGTGACTCACAATAAGACAATGAAGAACATGAAAAGTCAAAGTCATGACGACCTGGCCACAGCAGACAAACTGGGAATAAAAGGGTTAAGTAAAGGAAAACGGAAGAAACTGGAGGCGTACCAACATCTCTTTTACCTCCTTCAG ACCAACCCATCCTACTTGGCTAAGCTCATCTTCCAAATGCCCCAAAACAAGTCCACAAAGTTCATGGACACTGTCATCTTCACCTTGTATAACTATGCGTCCAATCAGCGAGAGGAATATCTGCTGCTCAAACTCTTTAAAACTGCTCTCGATGAAGAAATCAG ATCGAAGGTTGACCAAATTCAGGACATTGTGACGGGGAATCCCACAGTCATCAAGATGGTGGTGAGCTTCAACCGAGGAGCGCGGGGCCACAACACTCTGCGACAACTTCTGTCACCTGTGATCAAAGACATCATTGACGACAAAAATCTTGGCATCAACACCAACCCTGTGGATGTCTACAAAGCTTGGGTCAACCAGCTGGAGACGGCCACTGGAGAAGTCAG CAAATTGCCCTATGAAGTGACTCCCGAGCAGGCCATGGCACATGAGGAAGTCCGCAACAGGCTGGAGGCTTCCAGTCTGGCACTTCGCTCCGCAACAGATAAAGTCCTTAACTCCATTGTGTCCTCCCTGGATAATATCCC TTATGGCATGAGATACGTAGCAAAGGTTCTGAAGAACTGCCTCCACGAAAAGTTTCCAGATGCGTCAGAAGATGAGCTTCTAAAG GTGGTAGGAAACTTGCTTTACTACCGCTATATGAATCCTGCCATCGTAGCTCCCGATGGATTCGACATAATTGACCTGTCAGCGGGAGGGCAGCTCCATGTGGACCAGCGACGCAACCTGGGATCCGTGGCGAAGATGCTCCAGCACGCCGCTGCCAACAAGCTGTTTGAGGGCGAGAATGCACACATGACGCCCATGAACAACTTCATCTCGCAGACATACGAGAAGTTCCG GGTGTTTTTCCAGTCTGCCTGCGACGTCCCTGAACCCGAGGAGAAGTTCAACATTGATGAATACTCAGACATGGTGACCCTGAGCAAGCCCATCATCTACATCTCCATAGAGGAGATCATCAATACGCACTCA CTGCTTTTGGAACATCTGGAGGCCATCTCACCGGACCTCAACGACCTGTTACACGAGCTCTTGCAGGACCTGGGAGATGTCCCTGATGTCGAGACGTTACTTG GTGAAGGAGCCGTTCATAGCAGTGACACCACCAAGGATGCCGCCCTCAACCAGCTGGCCAAGACCGAGATCTCCCTCACGCTGACCAGCAAGTTTGAACTGCTTGAAGGGGACGACAAAGATTTGAAGACTCTCATGACAAA GACAAAGAAACTTATAGTAGATGTGATCCGAATTCAACCTGGAGAGGCTTTGCCTGAAATTTTGCAAACCCCGGCCACAGCTCCTCAG GAGTCGGAGCATACCAAGATAGCAGTGCGGCGGGCGGTTCAGGACGCTCAGACCCCCGACGGTCTAAAAAGCAGCCCCGCGGTACTGGAGGACAGTCGGCTCCCTCTGGAGCAGAAGAAGCGGAAGATCCTGAGGAACCTTCGGAACTTGGAGCAGGCTAACCTTGTCGCCGCCGCAAACAAATACCAGGACATCATCAACGACGTCGCTAAA GACATTCGCTACCAAAGACGCTACAGACAGCGGAGGAAGGCCGAGCTCGTGAAGCTCCAGCAGACGCTTTTAGCGCTCAATTCGAAAACCGCCTTCTACCAGGAGCAGATGAACTATTACGACACCTACATCAAGACGTGCCTGGACAACCTGAACCGCAA ACATTCACGCAGATCCATCAAAGTGACCAGCAAAGGAGATGAAAAGGCCAGCAAAAAGGGGAAGCCACAATCTCTGAAGTACACCGCAGCGAGGCTCCACGAGAAAGGAGTCATTCTGGAGATCGAAGGACTTCTGACCAACCA gttcaaaaatgtcatgtttgacaTTTCACCAAGTGAGGAAGTTGGCGATTTTGAGGTGAAAGCCAAATTTATGGGTGTTGAGATGGAAAAGGTTCAGCTTCATTTCCAG GACCTTCTGCAACTACAATATGAAGGCGTGGCTGTTATGAAGATGTTCGACAAAGCTAAAGTCAACGTAAACTTGCTTATCTTCCtcctaaataaaaaattctatggAAAGTGA
- the f2rl2 gene encoding proteinase-activated receptor 3, protein MADILARLICLMAVQTIQADGNRTRTTNSTQSGMSPKSLNGKTYQHNLTKLSAGLRPSGEPWLFVDADDAATAYTTGVLSTWILPSAYILAMVVGIPSNAYILAFLRLKLRAKSLSTVVLYLNLALSDLLLLLSLALRVHYHFSGNNWVFGEISCRLMTALFYGNIYCSAQTIACISLKRYLAVVKPFLYRRLAKTALAVWACLIVWLLFGAALVPELLVRQSYWLARLRVTTCHDVLPLEEKPHSLLVPYRLTLVCLGFVVPFMISIYAHVSVVRHLGQSGCNWRPFIKISTLVFIIFVVCFLPSGILHIAHYARLFSSGDDKLYGYYRFAVCLCCFHSCLDPFLCLLISKSAASEIQFISIRRIPERLAGKICN, encoded by the exons ATGGCGGACATTTTAGCCAGACTTATCTGTCTAATGGCTGTACAGACCATCCAGGCTGATG GGAATAGAACTAGGACCACAAACAGTACACAATCTGGAATGTCTCCAAAATCGCTAAATGGCAAGACCTATCAACACAATCTCACAAAGCTGTCAGCCGGTCTCCGACCTAGCGGCGAGCCATGGCTGTTTGTGGATGCAGACGATGCCGCGACAGCCTACACCACGGGTGTCTTAAGCACCTGGATCCTTCCTTCAGCTTACATTTTAGCCATGGTTGTTGGTATCCCCTCCAATGCCTACATTCTGGCCTTTCTCAGATTGAAACTCCGAGCCAAGTCCTTGTCCACAGTTGTACTGTATCTGAACTTGGCCTTGTCAGACCTGCTGCTCCTACTTTCGCTGGCGTTGCGCGTTCACTACCATTTCAGTGGGAACAACTGGGTTTTTGGGGAAATCTCCTGCCGGCTGATGACCGCATTGTTTTATGGCAACATCTACTGCTCAGCACAGACTATAGCATGCATCAGTCTGAAGCGCTACCTGGCTGTGGTGAAGCCCTTCTTGTACAGGAGGCTGGCCAAGACCGCACTAGCAGTATGGGCATGCTTGATCGTGTGGCTCCTATTTGGTGCGGCGCTCGTACCAGAGCTACTCGTCAGGCAAAGCTATTGGCTTGCTCGGCTGAGAGTCACCACCTGCCACGACGTGCTGCCCCTTGAAGAAAAACCCCATTCACTGCTTGTGCCCTACAGACTGACGCTGGTTTGTCTGGGCTTTGTAGTCCCCTTTATGATTTCCATCTATGCACATGTGTCAGTGGTACGCCACCTTGGACAATCGGGATGTAACTGGAGACCGTTTATCAAGATCAGCACTCTGGTTTTCATCATCTTTGTGGTGTGTTTTTTACCCAGCGGGATTCTGCATATTGCACACTACGCCCGCCTGTTTTCCAGCGGGGACGACAAACTGTACGGATACTACAGGTTTGCTGTATGTCTCTGCTGCTTCCACAGTTGTTTGGATCCCTTCCTGTGTTTGCTCATTTCTAAATCGGCTGCGTCGGAGATACAATTCATCTCCATCCGCAGGATCCCAGAGAGGCTGGCTGGGAAGATATGCAACTGA